Proteins from a genomic interval of Thermotoga sp.:
- a CDS encoding aminotransferase class I/II-fold pyridoxal phosphate-dependent enzyme, with the protein MNIDDILFSYGEEDVPFKALSFPIFETTNFYFDSFTEMTKALKNGDYEYVYNRGSNPTTRLVERKLAALEKCEDARLVASGMSAITLSILHFLRSEDHVVCVDEAYSWAKRFFNYLSRKFDIKVSFVPPDSDRVLKAITKKTKLVYLESPTSMRMKVLDVKKITEVTRELGIKTIFDNTWASPVFQNPRLLGVDVVVHSATKYISGHGDVMAGVIAGDKEDMMEIFQDEFKSIGTVLSPMEAWLILRGLRTLEIRMKKHYENALAVSGFLFDHPKVLEVNYPMNPRSPQYELASSQMSGGSGLMSFRLNTKSVEKVKEFVENLKVFRMAVSWGSHENLVVPRVAYGDCPEEDVNLIRIHVGIGNPEKLIEDLDQALKKI; encoded by the coding sequence ATGAACATAGACGACATCCTGTTTTCGTACGGGGAAGAAGATGTCCCTTTCAAAGCGCTGTCTTTCCCCATTTTCGAGACGACAAATTTTTATTTTGACAGCTTCACAGAGATGACAAAAGCTCTCAAAAACGGGGACTACGAGTATGTCTACAACAGAGGAAGTAATCCCACAACGAGGCTGGTCGAAAGGAAGCTTGCAGCTCTCGAAAAGTGTGAAGATGCCCGTCTTGTCGCTTCCGGAATGAGTGCGATCACCCTCTCTATCCTCCACTTCCTCAGGTCAGAAGACCACGTGGTGTGTGTGGATGAGGCGTATTCCTGGGCAAAGAGATTCTTCAACTACCTCTCCAGAAAGTTTGACATCAAAGTGAGTTTTGTTCCACCCGACTCGGACAGAGTGCTCAAGGCTATAACGAAGAAGACAAAGTTAGTCTACCTTGAAAGTCCCACCAGTATGAGAATGAAAGTTCTTGATGTGAAGAAGATCACGGAGGTGACAAGAGAGCTTGGAATAAAGACCATCTTTGACAACACATGGGCATCCCCTGTTTTTCAAAATCCAAGGCTTCTGGGAGTAGACGTGGTGGTTCACTCTGCAACGAAATATATATCGGGCCACGGAGACGTAATGGCAGGTGTGATCGCAGGAGACAAAGAAGACATGATGGAAATCTTCCAGGACGAGTTCAAGAGCATTGGAACGGTGCTCTCACCGATGGAAGCGTGGCTCATTCTGAGAGGACTCAGGACACTGGAGATCCGAATGAAAAAGCACTATGAGAACGCCCTTGCAGTGTCTGGATTTCTTTTCGATCATCCGAAAGTCCTGGAAGTGAACTATCCGATGAATCCAAGGTCACCTCAATACGAACTTGCCTCATCACAGATGAGTGGTGGATCTGGACTGATGAGTTTCAGGTTGAATACGAAAAGTGTGGAGAAGGTAAAGGAGTTCGTTGAAAACCTGAAGGTTTTCAGGATGGCGGTGAGCTGGGGAAGTCATGAGAACCTTGTTGTTCCAAGAGTAGCCTATGGAGACTGCCCAGAAGAGGACGTGAACCTCATCAGAATACACGTTGGTATTGGAAATCCAGAGAAACTCATAGAGGATCTCGATCAGGCACTCAAAAAGATATGA
- the hydE gene encoding [FeFe] hydrogenase H-cluster radical SAM maturase HydE, whose product MTKLKILERLKKREFTREVLKEALSTNDREFNDALFRLADEVRKKYVGDEVHIRTIIEFSNVCRKNCLYCGLRRDNKNLKRYRMTPEEIVERAKLAVQFGAKTIVLQSGEDPYYMPDVISEVVREIKKMDVAVTLSLGEWPRKYYEKWKEAGADRYLLRHETANPVLHRKLRPDTSFENRVRCLLTLKELGYEAGAGSIVGLPGQTIDDLVDDLLFLKKYDFDMVGIGPFIPHPDTPLANEKKGDFTLTLKMVALTRILIPDSNIPATTAMGTIVPGGREITLRCGANVIMPNWTPSPYRQLYQLYPGKICVFEKDTACIPCVMKMIEHLGRKPGRDWGSRKKVFETV is encoded by the coding sequence GTGACCAAGCTGAAAATTCTGGAAAGACTCAAAAAGAGAGAATTTACAAGAGAAGTTCTGAAGGAAGCACTTTCCACAAATGACAGAGAGTTCAACGATGCCCTCTTCAGGCTCGCAGACGAGGTGAGGAAGAAGTACGTTGGTGACGAGGTTCACATCAGGACGATCATAGAGTTTTCCAACGTGTGCAGGAAGAACTGTCTTTACTGCGGTTTAAGGAGAGACAACAAGAATTTGAAGAGATACCGAATGACACCGGAAGAGATCGTCGAGAGAGCGAAACTCGCCGTCCAGTTCGGTGCAAAAACGATCGTTCTTCAGTCCGGTGAAGATCCTTACTACATGCCGGATGTGATCTCCGAAGTGGTGAGAGAGATAAAGAAAATGGACGTTGCCGTCACACTGAGTCTTGGAGAGTGGCCAAGAAAATACTACGAGAAATGGAAAGAAGCAGGAGCAGACAGGTACCTTCTGAGGCACGAAACTGCAAATCCCGTTCTTCACAGGAAGCTGAGGCCAGACACATCCTTCGAAAACAGAGTGAGGTGTCTTCTCACCCTGAAAGAACTCGGCTACGAGGCAGGAGCCGGATCCATCGTGGGTCTTCCAGGACAGACGATAGACGATCTTGTGGATGACCTTTTGTTCCTGAAGAAATACGACTTCGACATGGTAGGGATAGGTCCCTTCATACCACACCCTGACACGCCGCTTGCGAACGAAAAGAAGGGAGATTTTACCCTCACGCTGAAGATGGTAGCTCTCACGAGGATCCTCATTCCAGATTCGAACATTCCGGCGACCACCGCCATGGGAACGATCGTCCCGGGTGGTAGAGAAATCACGCTCAGGTGTGGAGCAAACGTCATCATGCCCAACTGGACCCCATCACCATACAGACAACTCTATCAGCTTTACCCCGGAAAGATCTGTGTTTTTGAGAAAGACACCGCCTGCATCCCCTGTGTGATGAAGATGATAGAACATCTTGGAAGAAAACCGGGAAGAGACTGGGGTAGTAGAAAGAAGGTCTTTGAAACCGTTTGA